A window of the Bdellovibrio sp. ZAP7 genome harbors these coding sequences:
- a CDS encoding CoA transferase subunit B: MPLTREQIAQRISKEVQDGYCVNLGIGIPTLVANYIPKGMSVMLQSENGLLGMGAYPTEDQVDADLVNAGKQTVTAVPGASFFSSADSFAMIRGGHVDLTVLGAMEVDEQGSIANWMVPGKMVKGMGGAMDLVAGARNVIVAMQHTDKEGNSKLRTKCTLPLTGIKCIKKIVSDFGVIEVTDKGFVLKEYAPDLSPEKVLAATEGKMTIAPDCKAMTF; the protein is encoded by the coding sequence ATGCCACTAACAAGAGAACAAATCGCACAACGTATCTCTAAAGAAGTTCAAGATGGCTATTGCGTGAACTTAGGTATCGGCATTCCAACTTTGGTTGCAAACTACATTCCTAAGGGCATGTCCGTTATGTTACAGAGCGAAAATGGTCTTTTAGGAATGGGCGCATACCCAACTGAAGATCAAGTCGATGCTGATCTCGTCAATGCTGGTAAGCAAACTGTGACAGCCGTACCAGGAGCAAGTTTCTTTTCCAGCGCGGACTCTTTCGCGATGATTCGCGGTGGCCACGTGGACTTGACAGTTCTGGGCGCTATGGAAGTGGACGAGCAAGGTTCTATCGCAAACTGGATGGTTCCAGGCAAAATGGTAAAAGGCATGGGCGGCGCAATGGATCTAGTTGCCGGCGCTCGTAACGTAATCGTAGCCATGCAACACACTGACAAAGAAGGAAATTCCAAACTTCGCACAAAATGCACTCTGCCATTAACAGGTATCAAGTGTATCAAGAAAATTGTCAGCGATTTCGGCGTGATCGAAGTAACTGATAAAGGTTTCGTTTTAAAAGAATATGCTCCGGATTTGTCTCCGGAAAAAGTTCTCGCAGCCACAGAGGGCAAAATGACTATCGCCCCTGACTGCAAAGCGATGACTTTCTAA
- a CDS encoding acetyl-CoA C-acetyltransferase, translating into MENVVIVSSVRTPVASFQGGFGAVPAPKLGAAAIKEALTRANVSPNEIDEVIMGEVLTAGVGQAPARQAALFAGLSNNTPCMTINKVCGSGLKAVMLAADNIQLGNTKIAVAGGQENMTLAPHLLENSRSGYRMGATQMTDSMIKDGLWDPYNNFHMGNAAEICVKEHNFTREEQDAFAVDSYKKAQKAWADGVFKNEIVPVTVAGRKGDVVIDKDEEPFNTNFDKIPGLKPAFDKAGTITAANASKINDGGAAHVLMSESEAKKRGAKPLAKIVAHGTFAHEPKYFTTAPVGAIKKALAKANLKVGDIDLWEINEAFAVVTQVAMKELEIPAAKVNVHGGAVAIGHPIGASGARILTTLVHALHTHNKRYGLATLCIGGGEAVALIIEKA; encoded by the coding sequence ATGGAAAATGTAGTGATTGTCAGCAGCGTCAGAACTCCTGTCGCATCCTTTCAAGGTGGTTTCGGTGCAGTCCCTGCTCCCAAACTAGGCGCAGCTGCGATTAAAGAAGCTCTAACTCGTGCAAATGTTTCCCCGAATGAAATCGATGAAGTCATTATGGGTGAAGTATTGACTGCCGGTGTTGGACAAGCTCCCGCTCGTCAAGCAGCTCTTTTTGCTGGCCTTAGCAACAACACTCCATGCATGACGATCAATAAAGTTTGCGGCTCTGGCCTTAAAGCCGTGATGTTGGCTGCTGATAATATTCAATTGGGTAACACTAAAATTGCAGTGGCTGGTGGTCAGGAGAACATGACTTTGGCTCCGCACTTGCTGGAAAATTCTCGTTCCGGTTACCGCATGGGCGCGACACAAATGACTGACTCCATGATCAAAGATGGTCTATGGGATCCATACAACAATTTCCACATGGGTAACGCTGCAGAGATCTGCGTGAAAGAGCATAACTTCACTCGTGAAGAACAAGATGCTTTCGCTGTTGATTCATACAAAAAAGCACAAAAAGCTTGGGCTGATGGCGTATTCAAAAACGAAATCGTGCCAGTAACGGTTGCCGGTCGCAAAGGTGACGTGGTTATCGATAAAGACGAAGAACCATTCAACACGAACTTCGACAAAATTCCTGGATTGAAACCAGCTTTCGATAAAGCGGGAACGATCACGGCGGCGAATGCTTCTAAAATCAACGACGGTGGCGCTGCTCACGTTTTGATGTCTGAATCTGAAGCTAAAAAACGTGGCGCAAAACCTTTGGCAAAAATCGTGGCTCACGGAACATTCGCACACGAACCAAAATACTTCACAACAGCTCCAGTGGGCGCAATCAAAAAAGCGCTTGCAAAAGCAAACTTGAAAGTTGGCGATATCGATCTTTGGGAGATCAACGAAGCGTTCGCAGTTGTTACTCAGGTAGCAATGAAAGAACTGGAAATCCCAGCCGCTAAAGTCAACGTCCACGGTGGTGCGGTAGCTATCGGTCACCCGATCGGTGCTTCTGGTGCCCGTATCCTTACGACATTGGTTCACGCTCTTCACACGCACAACAAACGCTATGGTCTAGCGACTTTGTGTATTGGTGGCGGCGAAGCCGTTGCTCTTATTATCGAAAAAGCTTAA
- a CDS encoding Crp/Fnr family transcriptional regulator — protein sequence MQQFLGKDLSVAEAKKIAKDNYLFREGDPADAMYIIKSGLLAVTKTKGQSEVSLAEISPGSMVGEMGLFDNKPRSANVKAIKETEVIALPYESLNKQLDQLPVWVRAILKNLNETIRESNKKLKQLETANADEERFPPHVINKLMSIFNFVCNKYGKPEANGVSISSVLLRNYTIQIFQEATNKMNSLVNALTELGFATQEDRGDGTQKIVNMKAAELFAFVDWHNDWIYKQEKDKKDPLTEQECKVLNALIHFAKKVEPDKKGLNKVSLTDLQNDSVKEFGQLIKPDDVNSLIEKKYLNEKIMDGSSVFVLLELPFVEPQANNWTLLNNLKRRLR from the coding sequence ATGCAACAATTTCTCGGGAAGGACCTGTCTGTGGCTGAGGCAAAAAAGATCGCAAAAGATAATTACTTATTTCGCGAAGGTGATCCTGCGGACGCGATGTATATTATCAAATCCGGATTGCTTGCGGTCACAAAAACAAAAGGCCAATCAGAAGTTTCTCTGGCAGAGATCAGCCCCGGTTCCATGGTTGGGGAAATGGGTTTATTCGACAACAAGCCTCGCAGTGCGAACGTTAAAGCAATCAAAGAAACAGAAGTAATCGCACTCCCCTATGAATCTTTAAATAAACAGCTAGATCAGTTGCCAGTATGGGTTCGTGCGATTCTAAAAAACCTGAATGAGACTATTCGCGAATCAAATAAAAAACTAAAGCAGCTGGAAACAGCCAATGCCGATGAAGAGCGCTTTCCACCTCATGTGATCAACAAGCTGATGTCGATTTTCAATTTTGTTTGCAATAAGTATGGAAAACCCGAAGCCAATGGCGTCAGCATATCTTCGGTCTTGCTTCGCAACTATACGATTCAAATTTTCCAGGAAGCTACGAATAAAATGAACTCACTGGTAAACGCGTTGACTGAGTTGGGTTTCGCTACTCAGGAAGACCGCGGCGATGGCACTCAAAAAATCGTTAACATGAAAGCTGCTGAACTTTTTGCTTTCGTAGACTGGCACAACGACTGGATCTACAAACAAGAAAAAGACAAAAAAGATCCTTTGACGGAACAAGAGTGTAAAGTTCTAAACGCTCTGATTCACTTTGCAAAAAAAGTTGAACCAGATAAAAAAGGTTTAAACAAAGTCAGTCTGACGGATTTGCAAAATGATTCCGTGAAAGAATTTGGTCAACTGATCAAACCTGACGACGTGAACAGCTTGATTGAAAAGAAATACTTAAATGAAAAAATCATGGATGGCTCAAGCGTTTTTGTTCTGCTGGAACTTCCGTTTGTGGAACCCCAGGCAAACAATTGGACCCTGCTAAACAACTTAAAACGCAGACTGCGCTAA
- the pyk gene encoding pyruvate kinase — MLADRRAKIVATIGPSTRDEKNLEKAIKAGMNVARLNFSHGAHEDHLKVIHSLRKLSKELKAPVTILQDLQGPKVRVGKIEGGKIEIKPGEKFTFTTAPVLGRQGLIPSDFKELPLACTPGTRILLDDGLMQVEVLQVRGDEVDVVVIDGGILKDRKGMNLPGVNLPVDPMTPKDLEDLEFGIANKVDYIALSFVRHARDIRKLREIIEARGSQAKIVAKIEMIEAIENLEEICRLSDAVMVARGDLAVEVGQSRLPGFQKRIINVCNQLGRPVITATQMLESMIENPRPTRAEITDVANAVLDGSDALMLSAESASGKNPFKAIRTMHEIILEVERNEEEYYKISLDSEFLSTPASIAASASLSALKLNATAIICLTSTGKTASIISSFRPKARIISVTQHHEVLNSQELNWGIQTHAIKPYKNMEDILSEVDRLLVTHGLSKTGDKVIVTLGQPIASGVKTNSLYVHTVGGEDLTKLPDEQLPLRCQADPNID, encoded by the coding sequence ATGCTAGCAGATCGACGAGCAAAAATTGTGGCGACCATTGGGCCGTCAACTCGTGATGAGAAAAATCTAGAAAAAGCAATTAAGGCGGGCATGAACGTGGCTCGCCTTAACTTTTCCCACGGTGCACATGAAGATCACCTGAAGGTGATCCACTCACTTCGTAAACTTTCAAAAGAGTTGAAGGCGCCGGTTACAATCCTTCAGGATTTACAGGGGCCGAAAGTTCGCGTTGGTAAAATTGAAGGCGGGAAGATTGAAATTAAACCCGGCGAAAAATTTACTTTCACGACAGCACCTGTCTTGGGCCGTCAGGGCCTTATCCCATCTGACTTTAAAGAATTGCCTCTGGCTTGTACTCCAGGCACGCGCATCCTTTTGGATGACGGCTTGATGCAAGTGGAAGTTTTGCAAGTTCGCGGTGACGAAGTTGACGTTGTCGTTATCGACGGCGGTATCTTGAAAGATCGCAAAGGCATGAACTTGCCAGGCGTGAATCTGCCTGTGGATCCAATGACTCCGAAAGATTTGGAAGACCTGGAATTTGGGATTGCGAATAAAGTGGATTATATCGCTTTAAGTTTTGTGCGCCATGCGCGCGATATTCGCAAACTTCGTGAAATTATCGAAGCTCGTGGTTCTCAGGCTAAGATTGTCGCTAAAATCGAAATGATCGAAGCTATCGAAAACTTGGAAGAGATCTGTCGTCTTTCAGACGCCGTGATGGTGGCTCGCGGTGACTTGGCTGTCGAAGTCGGTCAAAGCCGTTTGCCGGGTTTCCAAAAACGTATCATCAATGTTTGCAACCAATTGGGGCGTCCTGTTATCACGGCAACGCAAATGCTGGAGAGCATGATTGAAAACCCTCGTCCAACGCGCGCAGAGATCACTGACGTGGCGAACGCGGTTTTGGATGGTTCAGATGCCTTGATGCTTTCTGCAGAGTCTGCAAGCGGTAAGAATCCGTTTAAAGCGATTCGCACTATGCATGAGATCATTCTTGAAGTTGAGCGCAACGAAGAGGAATATTACAAAATTTCTTTGGACAGCGAATTCCTAAGTACACCTGCATCGATCGCAGCGAGTGCTTCTTTGAGTGCTTTGAAATTGAATGCCACGGCAATCATCTGTCTAACCAGCACAGGTAAAACTGCTAGCATTATTTCATCGTTCCGTCCTAAAGCTCGCATCATATCGGTAACTCAGCACCATGAGGTGTTGAATTCTCAGGAATTAAACTGGGGTATCCAAACCCATGCGATTAAGCCTTACAAAAACATGGAAGACATTTTGTCTGAAGTGGATCGCTTGTTGGTGACTCATGGTTTGTCTAAAACAGGTGATAAAGTGATCGTCACGTTGGGGCAACCTATTGCGAGTGGTGTGAAGACAAATTCTTTGTATGTTCATACAGTGGGCGGAGAAGATTTGACGAAACTTCCGGATGAGCAGTTGCCACTGCGTTGTCAGGCTGATCCAAACATCGACTAA
- a CDS encoding CoA transferase subunit A, with translation MSKKVYKDAMSALEGVKDGMTLVVGGFGLCGIPENSIAALVERGVKNLTCVSNNAGVDDFGLGLLLQKRQIKKMISSYVGENALFEKQYMSGELELEFCPQGTLAERIRAGGAGIAGFYTPTGVGTLVAEGKEIKNFDGRDYVLEHGIVGDFALVKAWKGDKFGNLVFRKTARNFNPMAATAGKITVAEVEELVEVGELDPDQVHTPGVFVQRIFQGTNYQKRIEQRTVSKG, from the coding sequence ATGAGCAAAAAAGTTTATAAAGATGCCATGTCGGCCCTTGAAGGCGTAAAAGACGGAATGACCTTGGTCGTTGGTGGCTTTGGTCTTTGCGGTATTCCTGAAAACTCCATCGCGGCCTTGGTTGAACGCGGAGTAAAAAATCTGACTTGCGTTTCCAACAATGCCGGCGTGGATGATTTTGGTTTGGGTTTGCTTTTGCAAAAACGTCAGATCAAAAAAATGATTTCATCTTATGTGGGTGAAAACGCCTTATTCGAAAAACAATATATGAGCGGCGAACTTGAACTTGAGTTCTGCCCTCAGGGAACTTTGGCCGAGCGTATTCGTGCCGGTGGCGCGGGTATCGCAGGATTCTACACCCCAACAGGTGTGGGAACTTTGGTAGCTGAAGGCAAAGAAATCAAAAACTTCGACGGTCGTGATTATGTTCTTGAGCACGGTATCGTTGGTGATTTCGCACTTGTCAAAGCCTGGAAGGGCGACAAATTCGGAAATCTTGTTTTCAGAAAAACAGCACGCAACTTTAATCCAATGGCGGCAACTGCTGGCAAAATCACTGTTGCAGAAGTTGAAGAATTGGTTGAAGTGGGTGAACTGGATCCAGATCAAGTTCACACTCCCGGCGTATTCGTTCAAAGGATTTTCCAAGGAACGAACTATCAAAAACGCATCGAACAGCGCACTGTGAGCAAGGGGTAA